GTGACCGCTGGCAAGCGGAAGGCGGCGCGACCGCCGAAGAAGCCCTGACGCCGAATCCTACATGGTTCAGGACATAGACACGCTTAAGTTGGAGGCTCATGGCCTCATCGTGGACCGCGCGGCGCGCCGCGTGCTCGACATCGCCGAGTTCGGGCTTCCCGCGGGGCGCGTGACCGCGCTCATCGGACCGAACGGGGCGGGGAAGACTACGCTGCTCATGCACCTCGCGCTACTGGAGCGCGCAACGCACGGCAACGTGCTCTTCGAAGGCGCAGCGACGCGTGGCCGCGAGCTTGCGCTGCGCCGGCGCATGGCCGTCGTGTTCCAGGAGCCGCTGCTGCTCGATCGCACGGTCGGAGCGAACGTTGAGACGGGTATGAGTCTGCGCGGCGTGGCGCGAGACGAGCGCAAGGGGCGCGTCGCCCACTGGCTTGCCGCGTTCGGGATCACGCAGCTCGCGGAGCGTTCGGCGCGCACGCTGTCCGGCGGCGAAGCGCAACGCACGAGCCTCGCCAGGGCATTTGCGCTCGAACCCGAGGTGCTGCTGCTCGATGAGCCGTTCAGCGCGCTCGACACGCCCACGCGGGCGGCGATCATCGATGATCTTGCGGCAGCGTTGGCGGAGACCAGCGTGACGGCGATGCTCGTCACGCACGACCACGACGAGGCTGCGCGACTCGGCGATCGTGTCGCCGTCATGATCGGCGGCCGGATTCGCCAGATCGGCGCGCCGGCCAGCGTTTTCGGCGCGCCGGCGGACGAGGCGACGGCGGCGTTCGTTGGCGTCGAGACCATCGTCCCCGCCGACGTCACCTCGCGCAGCGAGGGTCTCGTGACACTGACCGCACACGGCCACGTCATCGAGGCGATCGCCTCGGGCCCGTTCAAGCGCGCGCTCGTATGTGTGCGCCCGGAGGACGTCAGCGTGTCGACCGGCGGTGAGATCGTCGCGGGGAGC
The sequence above is a segment of the Dehalococcoidia bacterium genome. Coding sequences within it:
- a CDS encoding ABC transporter ATP-binding protein; its protein translation is MVQDIDTLKLEAHGLIVDRAARRVLDIAEFGLPAGRVTALIGPNGAGKTTLLMHLALLERATHGNVLFEGAATRGRELALRRRMAVVFQEPLLLDRTVGANVETGMSLRGVARDERKGRVAHWLAAFGITQLAERSARTLSGGEAQRTSLARAFALEPEVLLLDEPFSALDTPTRAAIIDDLAAALAETSVTAMLVTHDHDEAARLGDRVAVMIGGRIRQIGAPASVFGAPADEATAAFVGVETIVPADVTSRSEGLVTLTAHGHVIEAIASGPFKRALVCVRPEDVSVSTGGEIVAGSARNHLPGSVRRVVMLGADARVEIDCGFPVIARVTRRSVEDLGLAEGASVVASFKATAVHLIPK